In one Bacillus thuringiensis genomic region, the following are encoded:
- a CDS encoding YdcF family protein, with product MKENKKSKKRRIFQVFLLMICSAILYVSYAAYDIWSYRFKANDDVKTDAGIVLGAASWNGKPSPVFKERINHAISLYKNGNIKKIIFTGGTKFEAELEEARTARVYAMKQGVKEEDILIETKSLFTEENLKNAKQVGIENGIRTYTIVSDPLHMKRAMRIAKHINIEAYASPTPTSAYKTLDTEIPFFFKELFSYIGYVTSLPLKALKGD from the coding sequence ATGAAAGAGAATAAGAAGAGTAAGAAAAGACGAATCTTTCAAGTATTTTTACTAATGATTTGTTCTGCTATTTTATATGTAAGTTATGCAGCTTACGATATTTGGAGTTATCGTTTTAAAGCAAATGATGACGTGAAAACGGATGCTGGTATCGTACTAGGAGCAGCTTCGTGGAACGGAAAACCATCTCCTGTATTTAAAGAAAGAATTAATCATGCGATTTCTTTATATAAGAACGGAAATATTAAAAAGATTATTTTTACAGGTGGTACAAAGTTCGAGGCAGAACTTGAGGAAGCACGTACTGCAAGAGTATATGCAATGAAACAAGGTGTAAAAGAGGAAGATATTTTAATTGAAACTAAATCCCTTTTCACTGAAGAAAATTTAAAAAATGCGAAGCAAGTTGGAATAGAGAACGGAATACGCACATACACGATTGTAAGTGATCCACTTCATATGAAACGCGCAATGAGAATTGCAAAACATATTAATATTGAAGCGTATGCTTCACCAACGCCGACATCAGCATATAAAACGTTAGACACAGAAATTCCATTCTTCTTTAAAGAATTATTCTCGTATATTGGATATGTAACCTCTTTGCCATTAAAGGCATTGAAGGGAGATTAA
- a CDS encoding GNAT family N-acetyltransferase, whose protein sequence is MEFIHERAKLRLMDNTDVETLFSIVEGNRDIWAYLISKTDSVQDMQQYVQKAIKGYGRGTQIPFVVVDQQTNKIVGSTRLYNISVEDKTVELGQTWYHPSVQRTSINTECKYMLLQYAFEKLHMLRVQIKTDARNEKAQRAIERLGAVKEGVLRNERKLPNGYVRDAVVYSIISSEWPGVKEQLLEKLELYKEKL, encoded by the coding sequence ATGGAATTTATTCACGAAAGAGCAAAGTTGCGGTTAATGGATAATACTGATGTCGAAACTTTGTTTTCGATTGTAGAAGGAAATCGGGATATTTGGGCGTATTTAATCTCTAAAACGGATAGTGTGCAAGATATGCAACAATACGTTCAAAAAGCGATAAAGGGTTACGGAAGAGGTACTCAAATACCTTTCGTAGTCGTAGATCAACAGACGAATAAGATTGTAGGAAGTACACGTTTATATAATATTTCAGTAGAAGATAAGACAGTTGAGTTAGGGCAAACGTGGTATCATCCGAGTGTGCAACGTACGAGTATAAATACAGAGTGTAAGTATATGCTTCTCCAGTATGCTTTTGAAAAACTGCATATGCTTAGGGTACAAATTAAGACGGATGCAAGAAATGAAAAAGCACAACGAGCAATTGAAAGGTTAGGAGCAGTAAAAGAGGGTGTGCTTCGAAATGAAAGAAAATTACCGAATGGTTATGTGAGAGATGCGGTGGTGTACAGTATTATCTCGAGTGAATGGCCAGGCGTAAAAGAACAATTGTTAGAAAAATTAGAGTTATATAAAGAAAAGTTATAA
- a CDS encoding YjiH family protein, with protein MSEIELKSNVIKTGREKGIILRFILASLVGVFMFFVPVTINGASSIMIDHIVSWIRASVPGVVPYYALFVMAIGAIYPFYTKKWNASIVDICFSILKVVGVVFGILYCLKVGPAWFFAPDVGPFLYEKLVISVSLLVPIGSAFLALLVGYGLLEFIGTFCRPIMRPLWNTPGRSAIDAVASFVGSYSLALLITNRVYKEGKYTTKEAAIIATGFSTVSATFMIIIAKTLDIMHLWNVYFWTTLVVTFIVTAITVRIPPLSRKPDTYVTEEGFPEPVYKEKMLERAWEDALEVSKSAPSIMKNIAVNLKDGFIMTMGILPSIMSVGLIGIVLAKFTPIFDWISYIFYPFTWLLQLPEAELAAKAASVGIAEMFLPSLLVVSAPLVTKFVIAVVSVSSILFFSASIPCILSTDIPLKVSELIILYVQRTILTLLIITPIAYLLL; from the coding sequence TTGAGTGAAATTGAATTAAAGAGTAATGTAATTAAGACAGGGCGAGAGAAGGGGATTATTCTTCGGTTTATACTTGCTAGTCTCGTTGGGGTGTTTATGTTTTTCGTTCCTGTTACGATAAACGGTGCATCGTCTATTATGATTGATCATATCGTATCGTGGATTAGGGCTTCGGTTCCAGGCGTAGTACCTTATTATGCATTGTTCGTTATGGCGATTGGTGCGATTTATCCATTTTATACGAAGAAATGGAATGCATCTATCGTAGACATTTGTTTTTCTATTTTAAAAGTAGTTGGCGTTGTTTTTGGCATATTATATTGTTTAAAAGTAGGACCAGCTTGGTTCTTTGCGCCAGATGTTGGACCGTTTTTATATGAGAAGCTAGTCATATCAGTAAGTTTGCTCGTTCCAATTGGCTCGGCGTTTTTAGCGTTATTAGTCGGATATGGATTGCTTGAATTTATCGGTACATTCTGTCGTCCGATTATGAGGCCATTATGGAATACGCCGGGGAGATCGGCAATCGATGCAGTTGCGTCCTTCGTTGGAAGTTATTCGCTTGCTCTCCTTATTACGAATCGCGTGTATAAAGAAGGAAAGTATACGACAAAAGAAGCGGCGATTATCGCTACAGGATTTTCTACAGTATCCGCTACATTTATGATCATCATCGCAAAAACATTAGATATTATGCATTTATGGAATGTTTATTTTTGGACTACACTTGTTGTAACATTCATCGTGACTGCTATCACCGTAAGAATCCCGCCCCTCAGTAGAAAACCAGATACATATGTAACAGAAGAAGGGTTCCCAGAGCCTGTTTATAAAGAGAAAATGTTAGAACGTGCTTGGGAAGATGCGTTAGAAGTATCAAAATCTGCACCGAGCATTATGAAAAACATTGCAGTGAATTTAAAAGATGGATTTATTATGACGATGGGAATTTTACCATCTATTATGTCAGTAGGATTAATTGGTATCGTCTTAGCGAAGTTCACGCCAATATTTGATTGGATTAGTTATATTTTCTATCCATTTACATGGCTATTACAATTACCGGAAGCAGAATTAGCTGCTAAAGCCGCATCAGTTGGTATTGCAGAAATGTTTTTACCGTCATTATTAGTAGTAAGTGCACCACTTGTGACAAAGTTTGTTATTGCAGTTGTTTCCGTATCATCTATACTGTTTTTCTCTGCTTCCATTCCTTGTATATTATCAACAGATATTCCGTTAAAAGTATCTGAACTTATTATTTTATATGTGCAGAGAACGATTTTAACGTTGCTTATCATTACGCCGATTGCTTATTTGTTGCTTTGA
- a CDS encoding aminoglycoside phosphotransferase family protein — protein MHPINVSLVKKLIQEQFPEWAHLEVKPVKFSGHDNRTFHLGDEMSVRLPSDVAYAPQVEKENKWLPLLSKGLSLPISTPLAKGNPSEAYPLPWSINKWIEGETVTKQNVRDLNEFAADLGSFLVELQSINASNGPLAGTHNFYRGGLISVYDEEARVAIENNKDVFDEALLKHLWNVALSSTWDRKPVWIHGDVAPGNLLVKEGKLCAVIDFGILGVGDPACDAAMAWTFFDENSRNVFKEVLRMDEEKWNRARGWALWKALITYDANRDSNEKVAEESYRIIQVIVDDYER, from the coding sequence ATGCATCCAATTAATGTAAGTTTAGTTAAAAAGTTAATACAGGAACAGTTTCCTGAATGGGCCCATTTAGAAGTGAAACCTGTAAAGTTTAGTGGGCATGATAATAGGACGTTTCACTTAGGGGATGAGATGAGTGTAAGATTGCCAAGTGATGTGGCATATGCACCGCAAGTAGAGAAAGAAAATAAGTGGTTACCACTATTAAGTAAGGGGCTTTCTTTACCGATTTCTACCCCACTTGCGAAAGGAAATCCGTCTGAAGCGTATCCATTGCCTTGGTCTATTAATAAGTGGATAGAGGGAGAAACAGTTACGAAACAAAACGTTCGGGATTTAAATGAATTTGCGGCGGACTTAGGATCTTTTTTAGTAGAATTGCAATCTATTAATGCGAGTAACGGACCTTTAGCTGGAACACATAATTTTTACCGAGGCGGACTTATATCTGTATATGATGAAGAGGCGAGAGTTGCTATTGAAAATAATAAGGATGTTTTTGACGAGGCATTATTAAAGCACCTTTGGAATGTAGCACTTAGTTCAACATGGGACCGTAAGCCAGTTTGGATTCATGGAGATGTAGCACCGGGGAATTTACTCGTTAAAGAGGGAAAACTTTGTGCTGTAATTGATTTTGGTATTTTAGGTGTAGGAGATCCTGCTTGTGATGCAGCGATGGCGTGGACGTTTTTTGATGAAAATAGTAGAAATGTATTTAAAGAAGTATTACGCATGGATGAAGAAAAGTGGAATAGAGCGAGAGGATGGGCTCTTTGGAAGGCGTTAATTACATATGATGCGAATAGGGATAGTAATGAAAAAGTAGCAGAAGAATCGTATCGTATCATTCAAGTGATTGTGGATGATTATGAGAGGTAA
- a CDS encoding GNAT family N-acetyltransferase, with translation MPSLFKTMAFQLKTERLELSMWEESDFVWLSKLIGERGVDIPAVDSVRNRLIEMRKKADENGISLLTIRRRNEGDFIGYCGLIIGRSTIEEPEVAYELFRSVHGKGYATEAASIVLDAAIATGRQRLWSTVGAWNIASLRVLEKIGFKRHHSTWDDERGEIVWNVRDF, from the coding sequence ATGCCATCTTTATTTAAAACTATGGCCTTCCAGCTGAAAACCGAAAGACTTGAGCTTAGTATGTGGGAGGAATCCGATTTCGTTTGGCTGAGCAAATTAATTGGCGAACGTGGCGTGGACATTCCAGCCGTTGATTCCGTTCGTAACCGGCTCATTGAGATGCGCAAGAAGGCAGACGAAAATGGCATTTCTCTTCTCACTATTCGAAGGCGCAATGAAGGTGATTTCATCGGATACTGTGGCTTAATTATTGGACGTTCCACAATTGAAGAGCCGGAGGTTGCATACGAGTTGTTCCGTAGCGTTCATGGTAAAGGTTATGCGACTGAGGCGGCATCTATTGTACTGGACGCAGCGATTGCTACTGGGCGCCAAAGACTTTGGTCGACTGTAGGTGCTTGGAATATCGCTTCCCTCCGGGTACTAGAAAAGATAGGATTTAAGCGTCATCACAGTACGTGGGATGATGAACGTGGTGAGATTGTTTGGAACGTACGCGATTTTTAG
- the ppsA gene encoding phosphoenolpyruvate synthase, translating into MSSFVLGFQEIEKTQLFLVGGKGLNLGELSNIQGIQVPEGFCVTTVGYEQAIGKNEAFQTLLNQLKMLKIEERDQIGEISKKIRAVIMAVEIPVDVVESVAHYLSHFGDEHGYAVRSSATAEDLPYASFAGQQDTYLNIIGKENILQHIKKCWASLFTDRAVIYRMQNGFDHNQVSICVVIQKMVFPVASGILFTADPITSNRKVLSIDASFGIGEALVSGLVSADNYKVKEDEIVEKVIATKKLAIYGRKEGGTERKKITPNKQKVQTLTEQQILQLARIGRQIEAYFGCPQDIEWCLVDDTFYIVQSRPITTLYPIPEVNDGGNHVYISVGHQQMMTDAMKPLGLSFFLLTTNAPMCKAGGRLFVDATQQLALPASRDYLVNTLGKSDPLVRDALTTIIERDYFIKLLPDEEKEKSASKSNPPVSSQPEIEIDPAIVTDLIKNSEASIEELKRNMQTKSRVDVLDFILEDIQQLKKVLFNPQSIAVIMAGMNASAWINEKMEQWLGEKNVADALSQSVQNNITSEMGLALMDVADVIRPYPEVIAYLQHVEEDNFLDELVQYNGGEKTRDTIIAFLNKYGMRCSGEIDITKTRWSEKPTTIIPMILNNIRDFEYGASKRKFEEGLQEALKKEEELLDRLQHVPDSKQKVEETKRMIRNIRNFIGYREYPKYGMINRYFIYKQALLKEAEQLVQSGVIHEVDDIYYLTFEELHEVVRTKKLDYEIIHKQKNDYKLYEKLTPPRVMTSDGEIITGKYKRENLPADAIVGLPVSSGVIEGRARVILNMEEANLEEGDILVTAFTDPGWTPLFVSIKGLVTEVGGLMTHGAVIAREYGLPAVVGVENATKLIKDGQRIRVHGTEGYIEVL; encoded by the coding sequence ATGAGTTCTTTCGTTCTCGGTTTTCAGGAAATAGAAAAAACACAGCTTTTTCTCGTTGGTGGAAAAGGATTGAATTTAGGGGAGTTATCCAATATTCAAGGGATACAAGTGCCAGAAGGTTTTTGTGTTACAACGGTAGGGTATGAACAGGCCATCGGAAAAAATGAAGCATTTCAAACTTTGTTGAATCAATTAAAAATGCTAAAAATTGAGGAACGAGATCAAATTGGTGAAATTAGTAAGAAGATTAGAGCAGTCATTATGGCGGTGGAAATTCCAGTTGATGTAGTGGAATCAGTAGCTCATTATCTCTCGCACTTTGGCGATGAACATGGGTATGCAGTGCGTTCGAGTGCTACTGCTGAAGATTTACCGTATGCCTCGTTTGCTGGTCAACAAGATACGTATTTAAATATTATTGGAAAAGAAAACATTTTGCAGCATATTAAAAAATGCTGGGCTTCTTTATTTACAGATCGAGCGGTTATATACCGAATGCAAAACGGTTTTGATCATAATCAAGTTTCTATATGTGTTGTCATTCAAAAAATGGTTTTCCCTGTGGCTTCAGGGATTTTATTTACTGCGGATCCGATTACTTCGAATAGGAAGGTGTTGTCAATCGATGCCAGCTTTGGAATTGGCGAAGCGCTAGTATCTGGATTGGTTTCTGCAGATAATTATAAGGTAAAAGAAGACGAAATCGTCGAAAAGGTCATCGCAACGAAAAAATTAGCCATCTATGGACGAAAAGAAGGCGGAACAGAGAGAAAGAAAATTACTCCTAATAAGCAAAAAGTTCAAACACTTACTGAACAACAGATTTTACAACTAGCACGCATCGGAAGACAAATCGAAGCTTATTTTGGTTGTCCGCAAGATATTGAATGGTGCTTAGTTGATGATACATTTTATATAGTCCAAAGCAGGCCAATTACGACTTTATATCCAATTCCAGAAGTAAATGATGGGGGAAATCACGTTTATATATCAGTTGGTCACCAACAAATGATGACCGATGCGATGAAACCATTAGGTTTATCCTTTTTCTTGTTAACGACTAATGCTCCTATGTGCAAAGCGGGAGGAAGGCTGTTTGTTGATGCTACGCAACAATTAGCTTTACCTGCTAGCAGAGATTATTTAGTAAACACTTTAGGGAAATCGGATCCACTCGTAAGAGATGCATTAACGACTATAATCGAACGAGATTATTTTATTAAATTATTACCGGATGAAGAAAAAGAAAAGAGTGCTAGTAAAAGTAATCCACCAGTAAGTTCGCAACCAGAAATCGAAATTGATCCAGCAATCGTTACAGATTTAATAAAAAATAGTGAAGCATCAATCGAAGAGTTAAAGCGAAACATGCAAACGAAATCAAGGGTGGATGTACTTGATTTTATTTTGGAAGACATTCAGCAATTAAAGAAAGTATTATTTAACCCGCAAAGTATAGCGGTCATTATGGCAGGTATGAATGCTTCGGCTTGGATCAATGAAAAAATGGAGCAATGGCTAGGCGAAAAGAATGTAGCAGACGCGCTTTCTCAATCGGTACAAAATAATATTACGTCAGAAATGGGGCTAGCATTAATGGATGTTGCTGATGTGATTCGGCCGTATCCAGAAGTTATTGCGTATTTACAACATGTAGAAGAGGATAACTTTTTAGATGAACTTGTTCAGTATAACGGCGGAGAAAAAACTCGAGATACAATCATTGCTTTCCTAAATAAATATGGAATGAGATGTAGCGGAGAAATCGACATTACGAAAACGCGCTGGAGTGAGAAGCCAACAACCATTATCCCAATGATATTAAATAATATAAGAGACTTTGAATATGGTGCGAGTAAGCGGAAGTTTGAAGAAGGACTGCAAGAAGCTTTGAAAAAAGAAGAAGAATTATTAGACCGATTGCAGCACGTGCCGGATAGTAAACAAAAAGTAGAAGAAACGAAGCGAATGATTCGTAATATCCGTAATTTTATTGGCTATCGTGAATATCCAAAATACGGTATGATTAATCGTTATTTCATATATAAGCAGGCGTTATTGAAAGAAGCTGAGCAACTTGTGCAGAGCGGTGTCATTCATGAAGTTGATGATATTTACTATTTAACTTTTGAAGAGCTTCACGAAGTTGTTCGCACGAAGAAACTAGATTACGAAATTATTCATAAACAAAAAAATGATTATAAATTATATGAAAAACTAACGCCTCCGCGTGTAATGACGTCTGATGGAGAAATCATTACAGGTAAATATAAACGTGAAAACCTTCCAGCTGACGCGATTGTAGGCCTGCCTGTTTCTTCAGGAGTGATTGAGGGAAGAGCTCGCGTTATTTTAAACATGGAAGAAGCGAATTTAGAAGAAGGAGATATATTAGTTACTGCGTTTACTGATCCTGGCTGGACACCATTATTTGTATCTATAAAAGGATTAGTCACTGAAGTCGGCGGGCTGATGACCCATGGAGCGGTTATCGCACGTGAATATGGATTACCAGCAGTTGTCGGGGTAGAGAATGCTACGAAATTAATAAAAGATGGGCAACGAATACGGGTACATGGAACAGAAGGGTATATTGAAGTGTTGTAA
- a CDS encoding DUF1796 family putative cysteine peptidase, translating to MIVLEMKKLQGIYDDVISLGENCYTAIHLKKYRLRKYSGPLDWFESPNLSSINTLLKNNFIDFMDLKNMHAMQEQNIVFNDGVIQPVFSHIIKDTKYNVTSYHDFPVIPNEDWFITYHDFKQKLDRRIDNFYEKIHHSQSILFVRWGGNLTEALELQSVLSNIVKNNFKILLLYPTGLENEINELEWGLDHVFPIQVSSNYQNKRTWYILLKDIHLNSK from the coding sequence ATGATTGTATTGGAAATGAAAAAACTTCAAGGAATTTATGATGATGTTATTAGTTTAGGGGAAAATTGTTATACCGCTATCCATCTGAAAAAATATAGGCTGCGGAAATATTCAGGTCCTCTAGATTGGTTTGAATCACCGAATCTTTCTTCTATCAACACATTATTGAAAAATAATTTTATAGACTTTATGGATTTAAAAAACATGCACGCAATGCAGGAACAAAATATTGTGTTTAATGATGGTGTGATACAACCTGTTTTTTCTCATATTATAAAAGACACAAAATATAACGTAACATCTTATCATGATTTCCCTGTTATTCCAAATGAAGATTGGTTCATCACATACCATGATTTTAAACAAAAATTAGATCGAAGAATTGATAACTTTTACGAAAAAATTCATCATTCACAATCCATTTTATTTGTTAGATGGGGCGGAAACTTGACTGAAGCACTAGAATTACAAAGCGTTTTATCGAATATTGTTAAAAATAATTTTAAGATTCTTTTACTCTATCCAACAGGACTTGAAAATGAAATAAACGAATTAGAATGGGGGCTTGATCATGTTTTCCCTATTCAAGTTTCAAGTAATTATCAAAATAAAAGAACTTGGTATATCCTCTTAAAAGATATACACTTAAACTCAAAATAA
- a CDS encoding MBL fold metallo-hydrolase: MDNEMNYGSDYKFIPATSIESGHGIEVLPDLFCYTIQIVNICFVGNPHTDDFVLVDAGMPKCANEIISIAENRFGTNSRPKAIILTHGHFDHVGGIIELIKYWDVPVYAHQMEIPFLTGQQSYPEPDPTVEGGMVAKMSPLFPNEPIDLGNSVKALPTDGTVPHMPEFRWIHTSGHTPGHISLFREKDRTLIAGDAFVTVKQEYLYKVITQEQEISGPPRYLTTDWKAAKESVIKLEELKPLVAITGHGIPMSGELLSTSLNTLVQEFDKIATPDYGKYVDKNIN, from the coding sequence GTGGACAATGAGATGAATTATGGAAGTGATTATAAGTTTATTCCAGCAACTTCAATTGAAAGTGGTCATGGCATCGAAGTATTGCCTGATTTGTTTTGCTACACGATTCAAATCGTCAACATATGTTTTGTTGGGAATCCGCATACCGATGATTTTGTTTTAGTTGACGCTGGAATGCCTAAATGTGCAAATGAAATTATCTCTATCGCTGAGAATCGATTTGGTACCAATAGTCGCCCAAAAGCAATTATTTTAACTCACGGCCATTTTGATCATGTTGGAGGAATAATTGAACTCATTAAATATTGGGATGTTCCAGTCTATGCCCATCAAATGGAGATACCGTTTTTGACTGGACAACAAAGCTATCCTGAACCAGATCCAACAGTTGAAGGTGGTATGGTAGCGAAAATGTCTCCCCTGTTCCCTAATGAACCGATTGATTTAGGAAATAGCGTAAAAGCACTACCTACCGATGGAACTGTTCCCCATATGCCAGAGTTTAGATGGATTCATACATCAGGGCATACTCCTGGGCATATTTCATTATTCAGAGAGAAAGACCGAACTTTAATTGCTGGGGACGCTTTTGTTACAGTGAAACAGGAGTATCTGTATAAAGTAATAACTCAAGAACAGGAAATAAGCGGACCCCCTCGTTATTTAACAACAGACTGGAAAGCAGCTAAAGAATCAGTCATTAAATTAGAAGAATTAAAGCCTCTAGTCGCTATTACTGGACATGGGATACCAATGTCAGGTGAATTGCTATCAACAAGCCTCAATACACTGGTTCAAGAATTTGATAAAATTGCTACACCTGATTATGGAAAATATGTAGATAAAAACATAAATTAA
- a CDS encoding cytochrome c oxidase assembly protein: MNNNHLHHEIWNALDILLFVFILIMLIIYIVATILSNSHYKRWPLYRSVFWILGLICVAIAVVGPLAHRAHNDFIVHMLVHLLLGMLAPIFIALAAPMTLFLRTLNVKAARRLSRILKSRPLQLLTHPIIATLLNLGGLWILYTTSLYSMMHESILLHLFIHFHVFIAGYLFTTSMIYVDLISHRYSYTYRSIILIIASAGHGILSKYIYAHPPAGVVTKQAEIGGVLMYYGGDFVDIVLIFILCLQWSRGSRKRTKVNNVVRAWDVSDFLKLKTLK, encoded by the coding sequence ATGAACAATAACCATCTTCATCATGAAATATGGAATGCACTGGATATTTTACTATTCGTATTCATTTTAATTATGTTAATAATTTATATAGTAGCCACGATTTTATCAAATAGCCATTACAAACGATGGCCGTTATATCGAAGTGTCTTCTGGATTTTAGGACTTATTTGTGTGGCAATAGCAGTTGTTGGGCCCTTAGCTCATCGTGCTCATAATGATTTCATAGTGCATATGCTTGTGCATTTACTCCTTGGGATGCTTGCTCCAATTTTTATAGCATTAGCCGCTCCAATGACTCTTTTTTTACGAACGCTCAATGTGAAAGCAGCACGACGTCTTTCAAGGATACTAAAGAGTAGGCCTCTACAACTTCTTACTCATCCAATTATCGCAACCTTACTTAATTTAGGAGGACTATGGATTCTCTATACGACTAGCTTATACTCGATGATGCACGAAAGTATACTTCTTCATTTGTTCATACATTTCCACGTTTTTATTGCAGGATATCTGTTTACCACATCAATGATTTATGTTGATTTAATATCCCATAGGTATAGCTATACGTACCGATCAATTATTTTAATAATTGCATCAGCTGGTCATGGGATATTATCAAAATACATATATGCTCATCCGCCTGCTGGTGTAGTTACTAAACAAGCAGAAATTGGGGGCGTGCTGATGTATTATGGCGGAGATTTCGTTGATATTGTTCTTATTTTTATACTTTGTTTGCAATGGTCTAGGGGTAGCAGAAAGAGAACAAAAGTTAATAATGTAGTAAGGGCATGGGATGTATCGGATTTTTTGAAACTAAAAACTTTGAAATGA
- a CDS encoding DUF2243 domain-containing protein — MFTKTDNTSYLTSSVYLTRNLWSGILFGLGLVAFIDETIFHQLLHWHHFYDKSTTDIGLISDGLFHAFSWFATIGSLFMVADLRRRNAFWLKRWWSGLMLGSGGFQLYDGIFQHKLMKIHQIRYVDNVLIYDVIWNIIATVMLLIGILLVFQTRTDERLLRGKSLNEQ, encoded by the coding sequence ATGTTTACCAAAACCGATAATACAAGCTATTTAACCTCTTCTGTTTATTTGACCCGTAATCTATGGTCAGGTATCTTGTTTGGGCTAGGGTTAGTAGCTTTTATAGATGAAACTATTTTTCATCAACTGCTACATTGGCACCATTTCTATGATAAATCTACAACAGATATTGGACTCATTTCAGATGGTCTTTTTCATGCTTTTAGTTGGTTTGCAACGATTGGTTCCTTGTTTATGGTTGCTGATCTCCGCCGTAGAAATGCATTTTGGTTGAAAAGATGGTGGAGCGGATTAATGCTTGGTAGTGGTGGATTTCAATTATATGACGGTATATTTCAACACAAACTAATGAAAATACATCAGATTCGATACGTAGATAATGTTCTTATCTACGACGTAATATGGAATATAATTGCGACTGTAATGCTCTTAATTGGCATTCTGCTAGTTTTTCAGACAAGAACTGATGAAAGATTATTGAGAGGTAAAAGCTTAAATGAACAATAA
- the cotF gene encoding spore coat protein CotF — protein MSYPNQLAWHETLELHELVAFQANGLIKLKKSVRNVPDQALQSLYIKAINAIQNNLQELVQFYPYAPGFQSQHRDDTGFYAGDLLGLAKTSVRNYAIAITETATPRLREVLIRQINGAIQLHAQVFNFMYERGYYPAYDLKQLLKNDVQNVQKAIQMQY, from the coding sequence ATGTCTTATCCTAATCAACTAGCTTGGCATGAAACATTGGAGTTACATGAATTAGTAGCATTTCAAGCAAACGGTTTAATCAAATTAAAAAAATCAGTTAGGAATGTACCTGATCAAGCACTTCAATCGTTATATATTAAAGCTATAAATGCCATCCAAAACAATTTACAAGAGTTAGTACAGTTTTATCCATATGCTCCTGGATTTCAATCGCAACATCGTGATGACACTGGATTTTACGCTGGAGATTTGCTTGGGTTAGCAAAGACATCTGTTCGAAATTATGCAATAGCGATTACTGAAACTGCAACGCCTCGTCTTAGAGAAGTTTTAATCCGTCAAATAAATGGTGCTATACAATTACATGCACAGGTTTTTAACTTTATGTATGAGCGTGGTTACTATCCAGCTTATGATTTAAAGCAACTATTAAAAAATGATGTTCAAAATGTGCAAAAGGCAATACAAATGCAATATTAA
- a CDS encoding YqcI/YcgG family protein, with the protein MTMLYDKDSLQKNITNLPHWQQEAFRSFKLKMTDKNKPFPCIPAQHGFTANHLRYGFIGDPRDTNTSADFATLLKEYTECSRDTGQYASLIVFIHTPIDLLRETTVEDFEHIYWSLLNTTSRLDEMEWPMHIPNDPMENTWEFCFHNESYFVYCATPAHVNRQSRHFSCMMLALTPRWVLQGIMNSEKRSRKLKNLIRQRLAAYDKAPIHPSLKDYGEKDNYEWQQYFLRDDETIPSKCPFSRIIKYLHKNK; encoded by the coding sequence ATGACTATGCTTTATGATAAAGACTCTTTACAAAAAAATATTACTAACCTTCCACATTGGCAACAAGAAGCTTTCCGTTCTTTTAAATTAAAAATGACAGATAAAAATAAGCCGTTCCCTTGTATCCCAGCTCAACACGGCTTTACAGCCAATCACCTCCGGTACGGATTCATAGGTGATCCTAGAGATACGAATACTAGCGCTGATTTTGCAACATTACTTAAAGAATATACGGAATGTTCTAGAGACACAGGGCAATACGCTTCACTTATTGTTTTTATTCATACACCAATAGATTTACTGCGAGAAACTACAGTTGAAGATTTTGAACATATTTATTGGTCTCTACTTAATACAACTAGCCGTTTGGACGAAATGGAATGGCCTATGCACATTCCAAATGATCCTATGGAAAACACTTGGGAATTTTGCTTTCATAATGAATCATATTTTGTTTACTGCGCTACACCTGCCCATGTCAATAGACAAAGTAGACATTTTTCATGTATGATGCTTGCTTTAACTCCTAGGTGGGTTTTACAGGGAATTATGAATTCTGAGAAACGCAGTAGAAAACTAAAAAACTTAATACGTCAACGTCTAGCCGCTTATGACAAAGCTCCTATTCACCCTTCTCTTAAAGATTATGGTGAAAAAGATAATTATGAATGGCAACAATATTTTTTACGTGATGATGAAACAATTCCATCCAAGTGTCCCTTTTCTCGAATAATAAAATACTTGCATAAAAATAAGTAA